The following DNA comes from Sandaracinaceae bacterium.
CACCTGCGTCGCCAACGACCAGGGCACGCCCGAGTGCGAGTGCGACTTCCCGTACACCGGCGCGCTGTGCGACGGCTGCAGCACCGGCTGGGTGCTGAATGCGGGCGTGTGCGAGCCCGCGTGCCTCGGCACCTGCGGGATGCACGAGTTCTGCAACGACCAGATCACCATCCCCGTGTGTGACTGCGTCACGGGCTACGGGCGCCTCGGGCCCAACTGCATGTGGGCCGGTCAGGGCACCAACGGCGGCGGCTTCTTGGACAACCAGATCGCGGACGAGACCGCCTGGAACCTCATCCAGACCGTGATCGACGACAACGAGCACGGCGCCGGCAACGGCGTGGCCGAGCCGCAGACGGTGGGTGGCTGCGGCGAGAGCGAGCTCGGACAGATCATCCAGATGCCCAGCTACTCGTCCGCCGAGCCCTTGGTGGTGGAGATCGGCACGGAGCGGCTGGCTGGTGAGTTCGACTGCGCCGCAGCGCCCATGCTGCGCGTGGGTGAGGCGTACACCCGCTTCAACTTCGTGAACTCGCCGACCATGCCCCCCGACCGCATTGGGCGCGCGTGCCTGCCGCCCGGTGGGTACGGGCCGGACGTCGACATCGCGCTCGTCGCGGACCCGTACCAGCAGGGCTTCAGCTCGAGCACGTGCTTCGATGGCGGCGCGCCGATGTGCGAGCCCGACGCCATCGACTCGGTGTTCATCCGCGTCGCGGATCCGGACGAGTGCCCGACGCCGGGCGCCATCGTGAACGGTCAGTTCAACGGCCAGACCGGGTGGAACGTCACCAGTAGCTTCAACGGCCAGAGCGGGTCAGTGGCGTTCAATGTCGGGGCCGCCATGGTCGACCTGTCGAAGATCTGTCAGTCGGCGCAGATTTCGCAGACAGTGACCTTCCCGGACGAGTCGACGTTGGAGCAGCCCGCCCTTCGGTTCCGTACAACTGCGACCGCGGGCGAGGTAATCGTCGTCAACGCAATCACTGGAGGCCTCCCGCAGGTCCTCGTCGAGCCCGTCGGGACGAACGCCACACAAGACACCGTGTACTGCATTCCCCGTTGGCTTCAGGGGACCACAGCGACCCTGCAGTTTCTCTTCAGTCATCCAGGCGGCACGTGCGCGATCGATCGCGTAGCGAGTTACATCGTCGATGATGTCGAGTTCGTGACGGACGCGAGCTGTAGCGGCGACGACACGTCGGCGAACTTCGACGGCGGAAACGGCAACAACCGCATGTACATCGCGCCCCAGAGTCAAAGCGGCACGGCCCCGAACGTCTCGCCGCGGGCTACATACGGGACCGCGCCCTCTGGGAGCGGTCGGCAGTTCTTCATGACCGACAATGGGGTGACGTTCGTGCGCGCGACGTATCTGTCGAGGTGGCCGGTCGACCCGACTGGCGCGTCGGGTCCCATGCTGCGCTTCAGGTACGGCGTCTCCAGCGCCGCATCATCCGCGCGCGTCACGATTACTCCGAGCGCGGATACGTCTACCGAGATCACGGGCACGACCGGTGCACCCTTCCCTCTGGAGACCGTTTGTCTCCCTCGTGCTCTCGCGGGTGAAGTGGTGCCCCTCGGGTTCACCTTCCAACGCACCGGAGGGTCGTCCGTGAGCCACTTCGTGGACGACATCGAGGTCGTGCTCGACCCCGGCTGCTGAGCGGTTGCGGCTGAGTGGCTCCTGACGAAGCGCGGCGGATCCCCGTCGCGCTTCGTCGTTTCGAGGCGGTCACGGAGAACCCGTCCCCGCTGCGCTCGATGCTGGGCGCAGCCGTCCAGCGGCCCACATGACGGGCTCGTCTTCTCGGGACGGGACGGGACGGGGCGGGGCGGTGCGGCGCCCGGTGAGCGTGCTATCTCCTCGGGGCATGACAGCTGTGCGCTGCGATCACTGTGGAGCCCCGCTTGAGCTGGCCGACGCGACGGCGACGGTGCGCTGCCAGTATTGCCAGCACACGCACGTGGTGTCGGCGTTGGGCGTGGCCGTGGATGCGCCCAACGCGGCGCCGGCCGCCACGTACACGGTGGGCCAGGCGGTGCTGTGCGAGTGGCGCGGGCGCTGGTGGCGGGCGCGCGTGCTGGAGGTCCAGCCTGGCGGATACTTGGTGCACTACGACGGCTACTCGAGCTCGTGGGACGAGACGGTGGGGGCTGACCGGCTGCGTCCGCCGGGCGTGCCGCTCACCAGCACGCAGCCGAGCACCCCGCGAGCATCGGGAGGGCGTGGTCTCGGCGTGGCCGTCGCGCTGTTCCTCCTGTGTGTGGTGCTTCCGGTCGTGCTGTGGACGTTCACGCGCGGTGACTCTCCGGCGGGGTCAACCGAGACACCGCTCGGGGCCCAGCCGTCCGCCGCCGGGCAGCTCGTGCCTGGGCAGGCTGTCTCCGTGTACTGGGGCTCGCGGTGGTACGACGCCACGGTGCTCACGGCGCAGCCCGACGGGCGCGTGCGCATCCACTACGACGGCTGGGCCGACAGCTGGGACGAGGACGTGACGCTGGATCGGGTGCGTCTCCGCTAGCTTCCGACACGGCCTCACGGGTGTACCCTCACGGCACCATGCACTACGCCATCCGCATCGAGGCGCCCGGGGGCCCCGAGGTGCTGCACGAGCACTCCGCCCCGCTCGCGCCGCCCGGCCCGCACGAGGTCCAGATCACGCAGAGCGCCGTGGGGCTCGACTTCATCGACTGCTATCACCGCAGCGGGCTCTACCCGCTCGGCAGCATGCCGCACGGCATCGGGCTCGAGGCCGCGGGGGTGATCACTGCCTGCGGTGCTGCGGTCGACCCGACGCAGCTGGGCGTGGGCGAGCGCGTGGTGTACCTGTCTCGTCCGCCTGGTGCGTATGCCAGCGCTCGCAACGTGCTGGCCGAGCACTGCGTGCTGCTGCCGCGCGGCGTGTCCGAGGAGGTGGCCGCCGCGTCCATGCTGAAGGGGCTGACGGCCGAGTACCTGGCGCACCGCGTGGTGCCCCTCGAGCCCGGCATGCGCGCGCTGGTGCACGCTGCGGCTGGCGGCACGGGCTCGCTCCTGTGCCAGTGGCTGACCGCGCGGGGCGTCGAAGTGATCGGCACGGTGGGCAGCGAGAGCAAGGTGGACGTGGCGCGCGGGCACGGCTGCGCGGAGGTGCTGGTGGACGGCGACGGCGAGCGCCCGCTGCCCGAGCGTGTGCGTACGACCGGCAGCGGAGGTGGCGTGCACGTCGTCTACGACTCCATCGGACTGCGGACGTTTCAGGCGTCGCTCGCGTGCCTCGCGCGGCGCGGCATGCTGGTGTCGTTCGGGAACGCGTCGGGCCCGCCCGCGCCCCTGGACGTGCTCTCGCTCTCCACCAACGGCTCGCTCTTCCTCACGCGGCCCACGCTGTTCGACTACGTGGCCACGCGCGCCGAGCTGGTGGCCGCCAGCGAGCGCCTGTTCGACGCCATCGAGCGGGGCGTGCTGAAGGTGCCCATCCACCAGCGCTGGCCGCTGCGCGCGGCCCGAGAGGCGCACCGGGCGCTGGAGGCGCGCGAGACCACGGGTGCGTCCGTGCTCATCCCGTGAGGGCGGCGTGCGCGTCGTGTCACGCGCCCCGCACCGCGTCGTGCACATGGCCGTCTTGCCGCGCGTTGTCGTGCGTCACCGCGCTGCGGCCGCTCACAACCTCCCCGCGATTTCAGGCGCGCAAGTGCGCGTGTGCCTTGGAATCAATGGGCGACCGTCTGTCGTCGGCATGCCGATGTCCAGGATGCAGGTCAAGAGCGCCCCTCCATGACCGCCGCGCAGCGCCGTTCGTATGACCATAGGCTCCGCCTTGCCATCGCCACGTCAGGGGATACCGGGCTCTTCCGCGCCATCGACATCCCGCCGTCGACCCGTCGGTCGTGGACAACGCGTGCGGTGCCCAACGTCGTTGCGTTGCATGAGGAGGATCGCGACCTGGTTGATCTCCAGGTCGCGCTGGCCCGGGTCGAAGCCGCGAACGCGAAGCTGCGCGCCGTCATCAAGCTGCTGCTCGCGCTCCTTGCCGTTCGCGGAGGACGCATCGCGAGCCACTTCGTGCCCACCGGATCCGACAAGGTGCGTCTGCTCGCGGCGGTCCGCCGGGCTGAGCCTGTGTTGGGCAAGCGCGCTGCGCTGCGTGTCCTTGGGTTGGCGCCGGAGCGTGCGCGCGAGTGGAACCGTCGCGCTCTCGAGTGCCAGCTCGACGACGCCTCCTCGTGTCCAAACCAGACCCCGCAGCAGCTCACCCCCAACGAGCGTCGGACCATCCGCGAGTACGTCACCGACTTCGCTCTTCGGCACCTCTCGGTCGCGTCCTTGGCGTTGCTTGCTGCACGCCGCGAGGACGCCGTCGCCTCTGCATCAACCTGGCACCGTGAGGTCCGGCGTCAGGGCCTTCGCCGGCCTCGCAAGCGGATCCATCCTCGCCGCCCGAAGGTAGGCGTGCGCGCGTCCGCTCCCAACGAGATCTGGCACATCGACGCCAGCAAGGTCCGGCTCATCGACGACACCGTCGTCTGGGTCCACGGGGTCATCGACAACTACAGCCGCAAGATCCTGGCCTGGACCATCGGCGGAACTTGCAGGTCGGACGCGACCAGCGAGCTGCTCCGCCAGGCCGTCCAGCTGCTCCCTGACCGCGACAGCATCGTCACGGTGGTCACGGACGGCGGCTCCGAGAACGTCGCGGTCGAGAACGACGTTTTCGCGGGCCTGATTCGGCGGGTGCGCGCCCAGGTGGACGTGGCGTACTCGAACTCGCTCATCGAGTCCTTCTGGGCGCAGCTGAAGCACCGGTGGCTGTATCTCCACGACCTCGACACGGTCGCTGCGCTGCAAGCGCTCGTCGCGACCTTTGTCGAGGACCACAACACCTTGATCCCCCGCGCCGCTCTCGGCGGGCGCACACCCGACGAGGTCTTCTTCCGGCGCGAGGTGGACCTCCCCGAGCAACTCGGCGCGGCTCGCCGTCGAGCATGTGTCGAGCGCGTTCAGTTCAACCAGGCTCGTGCCAGCTGCGGAGGCTGCGACGGACCTGGCCGCACGACCTCGAGAAGGGAGGCGGTCGACGGCTGAGCGGTCGCGGTCCACACTGCTCGCCGAATCAGGAACCCCTTTGATTCATGCTTTGCGCGCATTTGCGCGGTTGGAGCGGGGGGAGGTTGTGACGCGGCGCACCGCGCTCTTCTCGCTCGACCCCCGCCACCTCCGCACCGGCCAGCGCGGCCCGCGCCGCGGCCTGCGCGGAGCGGGACGGGGTGTCAGTCCGCTTCGGTTGTCAACGCTGCTGCGGAATCGCGTGCCATGCGCTCGCTGGAGCGTGAAGTCCGCTAGCTGGTGGGCCCTCGACCCGGGTCGAACTTCACGTCTTGGAGGGTCGCACCGTCGAAGCACGCACCGTCTATGCACGCGCCGCGGAAGTCGCAGTCGACGAGGGTCGCGTCCACAAAGGTTACGTCCTTGAACGATGCCCCGTCGAAGCGCCCGCCAGTGAGCTCGGCCTTGGTGAAGTCGGCGCCCGTGAAGTCGGCGCGCTCGACGTGGGGGTAGGTGTCAGCCAGGGACCAGCGCCAACGTGCACCAGCGAGCTGTGCTGCGGTCCACGAGGAGCCGCGTAGGTCGCAGCTGACGAGTTCTAGGCCGGCCGCTTCGACCTCGTCGAACTTGGACTCGGCGAACGAGGTGTCGAACGCCCACGCGAAGTCGAGCACGGCCCAGCGAAAGTCGCTCGCCGGGAAGCCACACTCGCAGAACTGGCTCTCGGTCAGGTCCGAGCCGCGGAAGTCGACCCCGCTGCCGCCCGAGTAGCGGAGGTTGAGGCGCGGCAGCGATGACATCGGCAGCTGCGCGTCCGCGAACGAGAGCTCCTCCACGGGACTGTCCGCGCCCACCGCAGGGTTCAGAAGCGCGACCGCAGCCTGGTCCGGAACCAAGGAGGGGTCAGACATGCGGTGCCGGTTTTCGGTAGTCCACCATCTTGAAGGCGGGGCCCTTCTTCCGTTCCACGAGGAGCCTTCCATCCCACATCCGCGCCTTGGACGTGGTCAGCACCGGAGATTGCCGCAGGTGGTTCATCGCGGGGTGATAGACCGCCAGCAGCTCTTCGGGGCTAGCCTCCCACGGCTTCTCGTGGAGATCGATGCGGATGCCTCCCCAGGGGAGCTCCGTCACCATGGCGGGCGTCGAGAGCAAGAAATCGCGTCCGAACTGCGCGATGTAGTTCGGGCCAAAGTAGGTTCGCGTCGAGAGCGTGCTGATGCCGTCATGGAAGAAGCCAGACGCGCACCCGTTCATCCGCCTCAAGCTGACCTGGTCGGCATCACCGTACTCCTCGAGTGTCGAGATGCCGGGGAGCGGATCCCATGGCAGCGCAACAACTTCCCCGAAGTCGGGTGTCAGAATGGCGGCGAGCGCTTCGCCTAGCGCCCAGTGTTCCTGCATGCGGGTGATTGGTAGAGCACTGCACTCAATCACGGTTCTTGCGGCGGAACCTGAGGTGCTGAAGTACATCATGTGTTTAGGCGCGCGCGTCCGTTTGAAGTACAGTGACAACGCACCTCCGCGGACAGCAGCCACGGCGTCCTCGAGCACAAAGGGTACGCCGCCGCGCTCGTGCACGGACCACTTCTGCGGCTCCCACCCTGCGTCCCGCATGCATCCAAGAAACGCCGTCAGTGTCGCGGGGTCACGGAGTACAGGGGGGCCAAGTAGGTTCGTTGTGGCGATTGTCATTCTGCGCTTCGCTCCTGAGGGGTGGATGTTACTCGGGTGCCGAGACCCATTGCCGAGAGGCGGAACTCCACCTGACGCGACCAGGACCGCTTCCGTGCGTGGCGGGTTGCCAGCCGGCGGGCTCGCCTTCTGGTCCGGGACCCCACGTGTGCGTGACCGTGGGAACTGGGTCACCTCCGCCCGGCGGCGGGGCTGTCTCGACGTAGTGGACATGGCTATCTGATTCCGCGAGTGGCCCGGTGGGGCGGGGTCGCGGTGGGGTTCCGGCGAGGTCAGGGTGTTCGCTGCTCAGCGTCACGTGGTGCTCGCCGCCCAGTCCACGCTGAGCTTCCAGCTGAGGCGTGTTCGATACGGCCTGCGGGTTGTTTGGGTTGTCGGTGCGGGAGTGCTTGTGGTCATGGATGATCGGTGTCCCGTCGGGGCGGCGTCCGAGACCATCGGGACGGGTGCCTCCTGTGCGGTCGGTTGTACCGGAGTTGTTGTCGCCAATCTCCGCACCCAAGTGCCGCCCCAGCGCCTCGCGACCATCTCGCTCGGGTCCACGAGAGCCGTCACGGTTGGCCTGCGCGCGGGTGGCGTCAGCTTGCCATGCAGCTGGGTCACGGTGCGGCATTCCTCGATTGTCACGCGATGTGCAGTTGCGGTCATAGCGCGCCTGTCGGGCGCCGGCTGCGTCGCCAGCGGTTTGCGCAGCGATAATGCGACGGCGGAAGTGCCGTCGCTGCTCTGGCGTGAGGTGGTCGTCCGACCCGAGCGCTTCATCATCCGTCCGACGAGGCGCACTCGCATCGCCGCCCGCCTGTGGTGGGTCCGTGCCCTCGGCCGCAGCCAACTCCTCCGGCGGGGTCTGCTGCGGGCAGTTCCCAGGGCAGGGCTTGTTGAGCCCGCGTAGATCCACGTCCCGCAGCGGGTTCCCATCGGCGCAGTAGCCGTACAGGTTGAGGCCGCCCTGGATGCCGACCGGGTCACTCTCCAGATACCGACCGAGCTCGGGGGAGTAGTACCGAAATCGGTTGCAGTGCAGGCCGGTGGTCGCGTCGTGGTAGTGCCCCGGGAAGCGCAGCGGCTGGTGGAAGTCCGCGCCGACGTGCACTTCGCACTCGCCGTAGGGATGCACGGTGGCTTCCCACACCACCTCGCCGCCGTCGTCCTCCACGCGCTCGGGGCAGCCCCGGTGGTCGGTGAAGTAGTAGTAGCGCTCGCCATCCTCTGGGCGCTCGGCGGCTTCCTCGCGCGACGCGTAGTCCACCGCCATGAACGGCACCAGCGCGCGCTCGTCGATGTACACGTACACGCGCAGGGACCCGGTGGGTCCTTCTTCTGCAGCGAGCCTGTCCCCGTACCACCAGAACCGGCTGCGCTCGCACACCCGCGCGCCGTCCGCGTCGCGTCCGTAGGCGCGCACCTCGGTGCGCCTGCCGAGCGCGTCGTAGTCCGCTTCCCACACCGTCTCCGGCGCGCCATAGCGGTGCAGCTCGAGGCCGTACGCGGGGTGCCCCGGCGGGTACACCTCGCCCGCGTCGGCCGCCGCGAACGAGATGCGCCGCAAGCGGTCCAGCGCGTCGTGCTCGTAGACCAGCTTGCCCCACGCTCCCGAACGCGACCGGACATGGTCCCGCTCGTCGTACGCGAACCGGTCCCCGTTCGCGCGGTACAGCCGGTTCCCGCGGTCCAGCTGCACCAGCCCGTCGTCGCGCCCGCCCACGTGCGCGTCGCGCAGCCCAGGCTTCTGGCGGAGGTTGCCGGCCGCGTCGTGCGTGTACGCCTCTTGCCGGCCGTCCGCGTGCGTGACCGTCGCGAGCCGGTGCGCGGCGTCATACGCGTAGCGCGTGGTCCCGCGCAGCGAGTCCTCCCGCGCCCGGAGGTCTCCTTCACCCGAGCGCCAGAAGCGCCGCGCCCACGGGCGCTCCACGCGGTCCGCCCCACCGCGGAAGCGCGTCTTGCTCAGGCAGTGCCCGCGCCCGTCGTGCTGCGAGACCTCCGTCACGCCGCTCGCCAGGTCCCGCTGCACGATGCCCGCGCCCAGCCGCTGCACGCGGTGCACACGGTCCGTCGGGTCCACCACCAGCACCGTGTCGGCGCTCGGGTAGTGGTACTGCACCCCCACGCCCAGCGTGCTGATGCCCAGCACGCGCTCGCCCGCAAAGCGCACACGCACGCCCTCGTCGTCACGCAGGTCCGCTTTGCGACGCCCCGCCGCCGTGTGCTCGAACGTGCACGCGCCCGCGGCGTTCGCGGCGAGCGTCTTGTACCCCCGCGCGTCGTGCTCGAACGTCTCTTCCTGCCCGTCGCACGTCGCGCGCTTCTGCAGCAACGCGCCCGGGCCGTGCGTGTACTGCACCAGCGGCGTGCCGTCCTCACGCAGCTTCGCGCTCAGCCGGTCCACCGCGTCGTACGTGTAGCGTTCGCGTACCCTGTCGTGGCGCTGCACCGTCACCAGCCGCCGCTTCAGGTCGTACTCGTAGCGGCTCTCGGTGCCGCCGGGGTCCACCACGCCCAGCAGGTCGTTCCAGCCGCTGCGCTCGAAGCGCGTCACCCCGCCCAGCGGGTCGTGCGCCTCGACACACGCCGTCCACTCCCGGAACACGTACTCCCACGTGCCTCCGTCGAAGTCCGTGTAGCGCTCGAGGTTCCCGGTGCCGTCGTAGCGGTACGTCCGCCGCAGCACCTCGCCGCCCATCGACTTCTCCACGCGCACCAGCGTGTCGAACGCGTCGCGCTCTTCCCGCTCGACCCCCGCCACCTCCGCACCGGCCAGCGCGGCCCGCGCCGCGGCCGGCACCTGCGGCGGCAACGAGCCCGACCACGGCACGTCGAAGCCCAACGGCACCAGCCGGCCGTGCTCCCACTCGAGCGCCACCTCGGGGCCTTCGTACTCGAGCGCCGCAGCCACTTCGTGCGGGGCCGCGTCCAGCGGGCGCACGTGCCCCGTGGGGTCGCGCTTGCCGAGCACCGCACCCGCCGCGTCGCGCACGTACGGGTAGACCTGCCCGGTCGCGTCCACTTCCGCCACAGGCTGCCCGCGCTCGTCGAGCTGGAACGACCGGATGCCGCCGTACGGGTCTTCAATCTCCAGCAGCGTCCCCGTGGGCTCGTACCGGTACCACCACTGCGCGCCGTTCTCTTCGTGCGTCACCAGCGTGCACTGCTTCGTGGGCAGGTACGTCAGCAGCAGCGCCACCTCGCCGTGCTCGCCGCGCGCCCGCGTGCAACGCCCGGCGCCGTCGTACGCGTACTCGAAGGCGTGCCCGCGCCGGTTGACCTTGCGGGTCATGTAGCCGGCGTCGTCGTAGCTGAACGCAAACGCCTTGCCGTAAGCGTCCTTGCCGCCCAGCAAGAACCCGTAGCGGTCGTACTCGTACACCAGCAGCTGCCGCTGCCCCTCGGGCGTCAGCCACACCACAGAGCGCAGCAGCCCCTCGCGGTCCCACTCCACGCGCAGTGTCCGCTCCGCGTAGTCCACGACGCCCACCAACCGCTCGTGGCTGTCGTACTCGAAGCGCGCCTCGTGCAGCCCCTCGTACATGCGCGTCAGCAGCGCCACGCGCCGCTTGGGGCCGAAGTCCCGGCGGAACTCGTACGCGGGCGCACCGGCCGTGCGCACCTGATACAGGTCGTCGCCCACGCGCACCAGCACGTGGCCCTGACGGGTGTCGCGGTCCCCGACGTGCTCGAGGTGACCAAACTCGACGACGACGCCGTCCGGTCTCTCGTAGCGCACTCCGTCCAGATCGAAGCGCAACAGTCGATCGAACTCGTGGCGGTGTCCCCAGCCGTTGCCACGCTGGTCGTTCACGTGGAGCGTACCGTAGTAGCGCCGCCACTCGAAGCGCGCGGGACCGCGCAGCGAGAACTCGATCGCCTTGTCCCGTACCTCGCCCGTGATTACGTCCACGACGACTCCGCGCTCGACTCACGGGTCGGCGCCACCGCTGGGCAACGCTTCAGCGTGGACACGTCTGCACTCCGCCCGCGCGCACGGGATCATCAGGACCGTGGCCCGGCCGCCGCCGCAACCGCTGCATGGCCCGCCCCGCCAGCCGGCGCGCAGCACGAAACAACGGCGCGGCGATCTGGAGGTCGTTCGGGATGGGCACACCCCCGATCAGCACGTTGGCTTGAGCCGGCACCATCATCCCGAACCCAGGCGCCACACCAGGGTCTTTGCCGGCCAGCATCGACAGCGCCAACGCGGCCACATCGAGCGCAGCTTGCGCCGCGCCAGTGGCCGCAGCCAGCGCTTGTCCAGCCGCGGCCGCCGCGTTGCCTTCCGCGGCCGAGGCCGACGAGTCCATCGCCGAGGTGGCGGCCCCCACGGCACCCAGCACGGCACCTGCCGCGCCCATGGCGACGAGGGCCTTCACCGCCTTTGGCTGAATGGCCTGCAGCGGGTTGCAGTGCAGCGTCAGGTCCATCGCGCGCGCCGCTCGCGCTCCCCCGATGAACACGTTACTGGACCCGGTGACGATCTCGAACGTGGGCGAGAGTGAGCCACAGGTCATCGCCGCTCCCATGTCTCCGGCGCGCGCCGCAGGTAGCCCACCGATTAGAACGGAGGCACACGTTGCCAGCGAGATGTTGCCCAGACTGGGCAACGGCACGGGGACTGGGGCAGGCGGGATCAAGCTCGGCGGGTGCATGTGCCCGTGCAACGAGCCCACGTGCATGGTGCCCAGCGTGAGGGCGGGCAGCCCAACGCCGTTGCCGAAGATGGCGTTGGCTGCGAGCGCGATGCCCACGTTGTCCAGCTCGCCCGCGAGCCCCACGACGCCCAACACCCCACCCAGCGCGGCCTGAACCCAGCCCAGCGCGCCATGGTCCGGGTCCGGCCGACCCACCGAGGCCATGGATGAGTTCACGGCGTCGGCGAACATGTTGACGCTCACGGCCGCTGGAGAGCTGGAGTTGATGGACGGGATGGCAACCAGCCTCGGCCCAGGGTCGCGGCTCGCGTCGTGGCTGGGCGCTTGGCCCTGGCGGTTGGCGTTTGCGACGGCGGACCGCGCGATGTGCCCGGCGCGTGGCGTGGTCATGCGCTCATCCTCCGTTCCATCGCGGCCATCAGCGCACGCTCGCGGGTCACGGCGTCCGACTGCTCGCGCATCCCATCGCGCTTGGCTATCCGCTGGCGCCGGTCCAAGGCGTTGCCCCACAGCGCAAACATCGAGAACTCCCGCGACAGGTCGCTGGCTGCGATCCAGTGCGCCAGCGCCTCCCCAGTGCGCCCCGTGTCCACCTTGACGTCTCCCTGCTTCAACGACGCCTCGATCCGAACCGCCAGGTTCCCGAGCCCCGTCGCGAGCTTCTCGGCGAGGTCGTAGTAGCCCAGCGCGTCGTCGTGCTGGCGCAAGGCGTGGCACACATCGCCCAGGCTACTCGCCAGCAGCAGCGTCACGGGGAGCGCGTGCGCTTCGGTGGCCGCCAGGCCGATGCCCTGCATGAACAGGGTCTTGGCGTCTTCGGGACGCCCACCGCGCTCGGCGGCGAGACCCATGCCGTGCAAGCACAGCGCGCGCATGGAGACGTTGCCGGTCTGCGTGAAGTGTCCGTACGCGGCACGAAACTTCTTCACCGCGTCGGGGTAGTTGCGCTGCGCGAGGTCCATGCTGGCCAACTGAACCATGCCCGCCATGCGCTCGGGCATCGGCGTCTCGGGGTCGGCCGTGGCTTCGCTGATTCCGTCGAGCAGCGCTTGCGGCGACAGATTGGCGTCCAGCACGCGGATGTCCCCGATGCCCTCGCGACGCAGGAACGGCAGCACGAACGGGTTGCTGGCGTCGTCGCGCACGAACACCCGCACCCCGCGCATCCAGTGCTCGTGTCCGGCCCGCGGAAAGAAGCCCGACACGATGGTGGCGTAGGCGCTCCTGTCCGCGATCTCCAGCGGAAGGAACGCGATGACCAGGTGACGGTCGAGAGGATCTCCCGCCAACTGCCGAAAGTGTTCCACCATCGCCTTCAAGCGCTCGAAGACCGTGGCGCTGGCATCACCGCAGATCTCCGGGAGACCAGCGAGCGGCGGAAAGCCTTCCTCGGCCAGCTCCTCGTTCGCGCGGTCGATGCACAGGTTGGCGCGAACGAAGATGGACTCGAGGTACGCGTCGAGACCCGTACAGGGGACCGCGAACGAGAGGAAGATGTCCGACGGCGTCTCGTCCTCCACGGCCTGTAAAGCGGCCCAGCGGGGATGCGCACCACGCCAGCGATGGAGCTCAACGTGTAGGACGGCCAGACCACGAGGAGCGCTGGGCCAGTGCGCAGGAAGGCGCGCTCGATGAAGCGCACCAGACGCAAGACGCGTGGATAGCGTCCCTCGATGAAGCCCAACGCCGCGCCACCGAACGCTGCGCCGACGGCCCAGGCCGCGTACATCCCAAACACCCGGCGCGGCACGCAGATGAGCAGGACGGTGCG
Coding sequences within:
- a CDS encoding quinone oxidoreductase yields the protein MHYAIRIEAPGGPEVLHEHSAPLAPPGPHEVQITQSAVGLDFIDCYHRSGLYPLGSMPHGIGLEAAGVITACGAAVDPTQLGVGERVVYLSRPPGAYASARNVLAEHCVLLPRGVSEEVAAASMLKGLTAEYLAHRVVPLEPGMRALVHAAAGGTGSLLCQWLTARGVEVIGTVGSESKVDVARGHGCAEVLVDGDGERPLPERVRTTGSGGGVHVVYDSIGLRTFQASLACLARRGMLVSFGNASGPPAPLDVLSLSTNGSLFLTRPTLFDYVATRAELVAASERLFDAIERGVLKVPIHQRWPLRAAREAHRALEARETTGASVLIP
- a CDS encoding transposase, with amino-acid sequence MPNVVALHEEDRDLVDLQVALARVEAANAKLRAVIKLLLALLAVRGGRIASHFVPTGSDKVRLLAAVRRAEPVLGKRAALRVLGLAPERAREWNRRALECQLDDASSCPNQTPQQLTPNERRTIREYVTDFALRHLSVASLALLAARREDAVASASTWHREVRRQGLRRPRKRIHPRRPKVGVRASAPNEIWHIDASKVRLIDDTVVWVHGVIDNYSRKILAWTIGGTCRSDATSELLRQAVQLLPDRDSIVTVVTDGGSENVAVENDVFAGLIRRVRAQVDVAYSNSLIESFWAQLKHRWLYLHDLDTVAALQALVATFVEDHNTLIPRAALGGRTPDEVFFRREVDLPEQLGAARRRACVERVQFNQARASCGGCDGPGRTTSRREAVDG
- a CDS encoding pentapeptide repeat-containing protein, giving the protein MSDPSLVPDQAAVALLNPAVGADSPVEELSFADAQLPMSSLPRLNLRYSGGSGVDFRGSDLTESQFCECGFPASDFRWAVLDFAWAFDTSFAESKFDEVEAAGLELVSCDLRGSSWTAAQLAGARWRWSLADTYPHVERADFTGADFTKAELTGGRFDGASFKDVTFVDATLVDCDFRGACIDGACFDGATLQDVKFDPGRGPTS
- a CDS encoding RHS domain-containing protein yields the protein MDVITGEVRDKAIEFSLRGPARFEWRRYYGTLHVNDQRGNGWGHRHEFDRLLRFDLDGVRYERPDGVVVEFGHLEHVGDRDTRQGHVLVRVGDDLYQVRTAGAPAYEFRRDFGPKRRVALLTRMYEGLHEARFEYDSHERLVGVVDYAERTLRVEWDREGLLRSVVWLTPEGQRQLLVYEYDRYGFLLGGKDAYGKAFAFSYDDAGYMTRKVNRRGHAFEYAYDGAGRCTRARGEHGEVALLLTYLPTKQCTLVTHEENGAQWWYRYEPTGTLLEIEDPYGGIRSFQLDERGQPVAEVDATGQVYPYVRDAAGAVLGKRDPTGHVRPLDAAPHEVAAALEYEGPEVALEWEHGRLVPLGFDVPWSGSLPPQVPAAARAALAGAEVAGVEREERDAFDTLVRVEKSMGGEVLRRTYRYDGTGNLERYTDFDGGTWEYVFREWTACVEAHDPLGGVTRFERSGWNDLLGVVDPGGTESRYEYDLKRRLVTVQRHDRVRERYTYDAVDRLSAKLREDGTPLVQYTHGPGALLQKRATCDGQEETFEHDARGYKTLAANAAGACTFEHTAAGRRKADLRDDEGVRVRFAGERVLGISTLGVGVQYHYPSADTVLVVDPTDRVHRVQRLGAGIVQRDLASGVTEVSQHDGRGHCLSKTRFRGGADRVERPWARRFWRSGEGDLRAREDSLRGTTRYAYDAAHRLATVTHADGRQEAYTHDAAGNLRQKPGLRDAHVGGRDDGLVQLDRGNRLYRANGDRFAYDERDHVRSRSGAWGKLVYEHDALDRLRRISFAAADAGEVYPPGHPAYGLELHRYGAPETVWEADYDALGRRTEVRAYGRDADGARVCERSRFWWYGDRLAAEEGPTGSLRVYVYIDERALVPFMAVDYASREEAAERPEDGERYYYFTDHRGCPERVEDDGGEVVWEATVHPYGECEVHVGADFHQPLRFPGHYHDATTGLHCNRFRYYSPELGRYLESDPVGIQGGLNLYGYCADGNPLRDVDLRGLNKPCPGNCPQQTPPEELAAAEGTDPPQAGGDASAPRRTDDEALGSDDHLTPEQRRHFRRRIIAAQTAGDAAGARQARYDRNCTSRDNRGMPHRDPAAWQADATRAQANRDGSRGPERDGREALGRHLGAEIGDNNSGTTDRTGGTRPDGLGRRPDGTPIIHDHKHSRTDNPNNPQAVSNTPQLEAQRGLGGEHHVTLSSEHPDLAGTPPRPRPTGPLAESDSHVHYVETAPPPGGGDPVPTVTHTWGPGPEGEPAGWQPATHGSGPGRVRWSSASRQWVSAPE
- a CDS encoding PAAR domain-containing protein, with the protein product MHPPSLIPPAPVPVPLPSLGNISLATCASVLIGGLPAARAGDMGAAMTCGSLSPTFEIVTGSSNVFIGGARAARAMDLTLHCNPLQAIQPKAVKALVAMGAAGAVLGAVGAATSAMDSSASAAEGNAAAAAGQALAAATGAAQAALDVAALALSMLAGKDPGVAPGFGMMVPAQANVLIGGVPIPNDLQIAAPLFRAARRLAGRAMQRLRRRPGHGPDDPVRAGGVQTCPR